One region of Magnetococcales bacterium genomic DNA includes:
- a CDS encoding PAS domain S-box protein, with amino-acid sequence MDKALSVQIGYQARSGFALLGEDDTLAFAGGAMNELTEAWGGLQSWWSRFGSRIPPFPVTLCPTCGLGQQLGSIEVSLPMPKGDPDTKRRVFVIDFSGHPHLFKADTRDTLILVRDVTLERLHTESVQRDILHYESICTFIEDVYYRMDTRGHLEFISPSCTKLLGMSPAEVKARGLEGLCASGDYFRELLELLDKTDQVNDFGLVLVCNKGKQIPVSMTAKVVRNKKGRKTAIEGILRDITERERMGNLMAEKTRSYQESLARLEQVQIGLDAHNLVIVTQSDGLIARVNHKTCETTLYSAEELVGKHPKILDSGLQPKAFFQEMWRNIAQGKIWRGEIRGRNKNGGHFWLDGTVVPLLTESGRPYQFILVATDITQRVLESERIQTSRDFLRQIFQCMGEGVYAMDRDARLILMNREAEKLLGWKEEELINRFVHEVIHSRKPDGTHLRSEDCPVHQGLLGRPFRRDDDHFIKKDNTFLPVSHVTSPLRRNDDVVGAVCVFRDHTLTRQAQSSLEQHRKEAMESSRMKSVFLANMSHEIRTPMNAIVGMNDLLMDTPLNSEQYEFASIVRESSKSLLSLINDILDFSKIEAGKIDIEEIDFSPVTVIEGSAELMAGQTGQKGLVLETFVSPKIPQTLRGDPGRLRQMLLNLISNAVKFTEKGSITVKARMETDSPDRAVVRFMVEDTGIGLSKQGRDRLFEPFIQADGDTTRKYGGTGLGLAISKRLTELMSGTIGVESEEGKGSTFWIRIPFKLSDPEAMGKAGQLNLAPLRGARAVVISDVPTDQEFLKEYFSSWGIRVTLKQTWREGFQAIRQEMAQETPLDFVIVSSRLSDIDPRAIPHHLAEEHYATMPHLIGLLHGDDREFKVSLLDAGFESVMSKPVRKSDWVDELVELRNPSAAKPRILAVADNEPSEKHSEETDTLEEIESGKLILLAEDNIVNQKVTLLQLKKLGYAAHAVTNGKDAVEAVTRAPYALILMDCQMPVMDGFEATHAIRRLDRSNSGHVPIIAMTANAMKGDRERCLNAGMDDYMSKPVSPSTLREKLKFWIPKGPQVAPAVDINHLRQLMGPNDQAIRELLHEFLPAATALIGRLREASRSKSVAALTEAAEELREASSNMGANSLAQLSRVAENAAQVPDWAKVMETTNRLERSFRKVEAFIKHF; translated from the coding sequence TGGGGTGGACTGCAATCCTGGTGGTCCAGGTTCGGCAGTCGCATTCCCCCCTTTCCGGTAACCCTCTGCCCCACCTGTGGTCTGGGGCAACAACTGGGTTCCATCGAGGTTTCCCTTCCCATGCCCAAGGGTGACCCCGACACCAAACGCCGCGTATTCGTCATCGATTTTTCCGGGCACCCCCATCTGTTCAAAGCCGATACCCGCGATACCCTCATCCTGGTCCGTGATGTCACCCTGGAACGGCTTCACACCGAATCGGTTCAACGTGACATCCTGCACTATGAATCGATCTGCACGTTTATCGAGGATGTCTATTATCGCATGGATACACGCGGGCACCTTGAATTCATCAGCCCATCATGTACCAAACTCCTGGGAATGAGCCCCGCCGAAGTCAAGGCCCGCGGGCTCGAAGGTCTGTGCGCCTCCGGAGATTATTTCCGGGAACTTCTTGAACTCCTGGACAAGACCGACCAGGTCAACGATTTTGGCCTGGTCCTGGTGTGCAACAAGGGAAAACAGATTCCCGTCTCCATGACCGCCAAGGTGGTCCGAAACAAAAAGGGACGCAAAACCGCCATCGAGGGCATCCTGCGCGACATCACCGAAAGAGAGCGCATGGGAAACCTGATGGCGGAAAAAACCCGTTCCTATCAGGAATCGCTCGCCCGCCTGGAACAGGTCCAGATCGGTCTGGACGCTCATAACCTGGTCATTGTCACCCAGTCGGACGGCTTGATCGCCCGGGTCAACCACAAAACCTGCGAGACGACCCTCTATTCCGCGGAGGAATTGGTCGGAAAACACCCCAAAATCCTTGATTCGGGACTGCAACCGAAAGCCTTTTTCCAGGAGATGTGGCGCAACATCGCTCAGGGAAAGATCTGGCGTGGAGAAATTCGTGGACGCAACAAGAATGGGGGGCACTTCTGGCTCGATGGCACCGTCGTTCCGTTGTTGACGGAGTCGGGTCGGCCCTATCAATTCATCCTTGTGGCCACCGACATCACCCAACGGGTCCTTGAGAGCGAACGAATCCAGACAAGCCGCGACTTTCTGCGACAGATTTTCCAATGCATGGGTGAAGGCGTCTACGCCATGGATCGGGATGCCCGATTGATCCTGATGAATCGGGAGGCGGAAAAACTCCTGGGCTGGAAGGAGGAAGAACTGATCAACCGCTTCGTCCATGAGGTCATTCATTCGAGAAAACCGGATGGCACCCATTTGCGCAGTGAGGATTGCCCGGTCCATCAAGGACTTCTGGGACGGCCTTTCCGTCGCGACGATGATCATTTCATCAAAAAGGACAACACCTTTCTTCCCGTGTCCCATGTCACCTCTCCGCTCAGACGCAACGACGATGTCGTTGGCGCGGTCTGCGTGTTCCGCGACCACACCCTGACACGACAGGCCCAGTCGTCGCTCGAACAACACCGCAAGGAGGCGATGGAAAGTTCGCGCATGAAGTCGGTCTTTCTGGCAAACATGAGCCATGAAATCCGTACCCCGATGAATGCCATCGTCGGCATGAACGATCTTCTGATGGATACCCCGCTCAACAGCGAACAATACGAATTCGCCTCGATCGTCCGGGAATCGTCCAAATCGCTCTTGTCACTGATCAACGACATTCTGGATTTCTCCAAGATCGAGGCGGGAAAGATCGATATCGAGGAGATCGATTTTTCGCCAGTGACCGTCATCGAGGGGTCGGCGGAATTGATGGCGGGGCAGACAGGTCAGAAGGGTTTGGTCCTGGAAACCTTCGTTTCGCCAAAAATTCCCCAAACGCTCCGAGGCGATCCGGGGCGGTTGCGGCAGATGCTGCTGAACCTGATCTCCAACGCCGTCAAGTTTACCGAGAAGGGGAGCATCACCGTCAAGGCGCGCATGGAAACCGATTCTCCCGACCGGGCGGTGGTCCGTTTCATGGTCGAGGATACCGGCATTGGTCTTTCCAAGCAGGGACGGGACCGGCTGTTCGAGCCGTTCATTCAGGCGGATGGCGATACGACGCGCAAATACGGAGGAACCGGCCTTGGGCTTGCCATCAGCAAGCGGCTGACGGAATTGATGTCGGGAACCATCGGCGTCGAAAGTGAAGAAGGAAAAGGATCGACCTTCTGGATTCGCATCCCCTTCAAACTGTCCGATCCCGAAGCCATGGGGAAAGCGGGCCAGTTGAATCTTGCCCCTCTTCGCGGCGCCCGGGCGGTTGTCATTTCCGATGTTCCCACCGATCAGGAATTTTTGAAAGAATACTTTTCCTCCTGGGGCATTCGTGTCACACTGAAACAGACGTGGCGGGAAGGGTTCCAGGCCATTCGCCAGGAAATGGCCCAGGAAACGCCATTGGATTTTGTCATCGTCTCGTCACGCCTGAGCGACATCGATCCACGCGCCATTCCACACCATTTGGCCGAGGAACATTATGCCACGATGCCCCATCTGATCGGGCTCCTCCACGGAGATGATCGGGAATTCAAGGTGTCATTGCTGGATGCCGGATTCGAATCGGTCATGAGCAAGCCGGTCAGGAAGTCCGATTGGGTCGATGAGCTGGTGGAGCTGCGCAACCCCTCCGCCGCCAAACCACGCATCCTCGCCGTCGCCGACAATGAGCCGTCCGAAAAACATTCCGAGGAAACCGATACCCTGGAAGAGATCGAATCGGGAAAACTGATTCTTCTTGCCGAGGACAATATCGTCAACCAGAAGGTGACCCTGCTACAACTGAAAAAACTGGGTTATGCCGCTCATGCGGTCACCAATGGCAAGGATGCGGTCGAAGCGGTGACCCGTGCCCCTTATGCCCTGATTCTCATGGATTGTCAGATGCCGGTCATGGATGGCTTCGAGGCCACCCATGCCATCCGTCGCCTGGACCGGTCGAATTCCGGCCACGTTCCGATCATCGCCATGACCGCCAACGCCATGAAGGGTGATCGGGAACGTTGTCTGAACGCGGGGATGGACGATTACATGAGCAAGCCCGTCTCCCCCAGCACGCTGCGGGAGAAACTCAAGTTCTGGATTCCCAAGGGGCCCCAGGTCGCGCCCGCCGTTGATATCAACCATCTGCGACAACTGATGGGACCCAACGATCAGGCGATCCGCGAACTGTTGCATGAATTTCTCCCTGCCGCCACTGCCCTGATCGGTCGTCTGCGCGAGGCATCGCGTTCCAAGAGCGTCGCCGCCTTGACCGAGGCGGCGGAGGAGTTGCGCGAGGCAAGTTCCAACATGGGGGCGAATT